Proteins from a single region of Hypomesus transpacificus isolate Combined female chromosome 9, fHypTra1, whole genome shotgun sequence:
- the shisa10.1 gene encoding calcium-binding protein P isoform X2: protein MATALYVLVVTLVSLAVTPVVFARECDGYKDIHGIYQSSRQCGVQFCCGTCYNRYCCSSAFFEFDDDKCSSFYSDSDVNTAAIAGGVGVTIFLISLFICCCVCPCCCLYKMCRSPRPVVATTTHTVINTTYPQQPTAAPNQGYQATHYSGYQPMPVQQSYGGQPIQPAYGGQPMQPAYGGQPMQPGYGGQPMQPGYGGQPMQPGYGGQPMPTAPHQGQPCMPGPPPPYQEPGTGFPAAMPYSQAAFAPGQTPYPLQPPAQPGQLPPQPDHHSSQPAYNPAYVEPQPPKTGY, encoded by the exons ATGGCGACAGCCCTGTATGTTCTTGTTGTTACCCTTGTGTCCCTTGCAGTGACTCCTGTTGTATTtg CTCGTGAATGCGATGGTTATAAGGATATACACGGCATATACCAATCCAGCCGACAATGTGGCGTACAGTTCTGTTGTGGCACCTGTTACAACAGATACTGCTGTTCAAGCGCCTTCTTTGAATTCGATGACGACAAGTGCTCTAG CTTCTATTCTGATAGCGATGTCAACACTGCGGCAATTGCGGGCGGTGTAGGAGTTACCATCTTTTTGATCAGCCTCTTcatctgctgctgtgtgtgcccCTGCTGCTGTCTGTACAAAATGTGCAGAAGCCCCAGAC CGGTTGTAGCAACCACAACCCACACTGTGATCAACACAACATATCCCCAGCAGCCCACTGCTGCACCCAACCAAGGCTACCAAGCAACTCATTATTCAGGATACCAGCCAATGCCAGTTCAGCAAAGCTACGGGGGCCAGCCAATACAACCAGCATATGGGGGCCAGCCAATGCAACCAGCATATGGGGGCCAGCCCATGCAACCAGGGTATGGGGGCCAGCCCATGCAACCAGGGTATGGGGGCCAGCCCATGCAACCAGGGTATGGGGGCCAGCCTATGCCCACTGCTCCCCACCAGGGGCAGCCCTGTATGCCAGGACCACCTCCACCTTACCAAGAACCTG GTACTGGGTTCCCAGCTGCAATGCCTTATAGTCAGGCAGCGTTTGCACCAGGACAAACGCCCTACCCCCTTCAACCCCCTGCCCAGCCAGGCCAGTTGCCCCCACAGCCAGACCATCACTCCAGCCAGCCGGCCTACAACCCTGCGTACGTGGAGCCTCAGCCACCAAAAACGGGCTATTAA
- the shisa10.1 gene encoding protein shisa-5 isoform X1, which yields MATALYVLVVTLVSLAVTPVVFARECDGYKDIHGIYQSSRQCGVQFCCGTCYNRYCCSSAFFEFDDDKCSSFYSDSDVNTAAIAGGVGVTIFLISLFICCCVCPCCCLYKMCRSPRPVVATTTHTVINTTYPQQPTAAPNQGYQATHYSGYQPMPVQQSYGGQPIQPAYGGQPMQPAYGGQPMQPGYGGQPMQPGYGGQPMQPGYGGQPMPTAPHQGQPCMPGPPPPYQEPAGTGFPAAMPYSQAAFAPGQTPYPLQPPAQPGQLPPQPDHHSSQPAYNPAYVEPQPPKTGY from the exons ATGGCGACAGCCCTGTATGTTCTTGTTGTTACCCTTGTGTCCCTTGCAGTGACTCCTGTTGTATTtg CTCGTGAATGCGATGGTTATAAGGATATACACGGCATATACCAATCCAGCCGACAATGTGGCGTACAGTTCTGTTGTGGCACCTGTTACAACAGATACTGCTGTTCAAGCGCCTTCTTTGAATTCGATGACGACAAGTGCTCTAG CTTCTATTCTGATAGCGATGTCAACACTGCGGCAATTGCGGGCGGTGTAGGAGTTACCATCTTTTTGATCAGCCTCTTcatctgctgctgtgtgtgcccCTGCTGCTGTCTGTACAAAATGTGCAGAAGCCCCAGAC CGGTTGTAGCAACCACAACCCACACTGTGATCAACACAACATATCCCCAGCAGCCCACTGCTGCACCCAACCAAGGCTACCAAGCAACTCATTATTCAGGATACCAGCCAATGCCAGTTCAGCAAAGCTACGGGGGCCAGCCAATACAACCAGCATATGGGGGCCAGCCAATGCAACCAGCATATGGGGGCCAGCCCATGCAACCAGGGTATGGGGGCCAGCCCATGCAACCAGGGTATGGGGGCCAGCCCATGCAACCAGGGTATGGGGGCCAGCCTATGCCCACTGCTCCCCACCAGGGGCAGCCCTGTATGCCAGGACCACCTCCACCTTACCAAGAACCTG CAGGTACTGGGTTCCCAGCTGCAATGCCTTATAGTCAGGCAGCGTTTGCACCAGGACAAACGCCCTACCCCCTTCAACCCCCTGCCCAGCCAGGCCAGTTGCCCCCACAGCCAGACCATCACTCCAGCCAGCCGGCCTACAACCCTGCGTACGTGGAGCCTCAGCCACCAAAAACGGGCTATTAA
- the LOC124470903 gene encoding ATR-interacting protein codes for MEYPPSKRHKGFKQDAAFHDPFEDDEDFTQDDLNEIDIIASQAFTGDGTHQRHKQTLSSGNGQLSEADKNCKLESQKADLKKKLKEVEEEILMKNGEIRVLRDSLRVAQQEKEKQRQAHLLLEREKAHVQSEKEKELSKKVQSLQSELHFKEAEMNEIKTKLQISERGNKALASPVTRNSPKVQCSALTVDHASRSSSTPPGGSPFITKEDFAAQLPSRSTPVKISGTSSLKDEGKKLSCGKHGDSKDASQLDPFHSTGVHHHHHHPGSVLLSLLLQHPLDPSTLGLCHLLCVSPDAWPTLLQNSCLSTGSTTVSSSSYSKQSKVAQRDKPQSAFSQFQSLAMSGLNMMASPEQVPHIDSSSINSSRSCLGAVYLLPLLDHHISLFCQTLESLEGSGKSPLRVSSASGSSSEGSAASSAEDSLLSLEDFALSSMKALYHVVSQSADAVSAILSYRPQEINGGEAFLHADARSHPTQVPVPSGIQPLETGEAEGCPDRAGKGLHIQHPLLRRLLELSDPAFIGKASQREALATTSLSTLCMLAERAEKKDLSRLICVLSSQALTHCLSLDSSYQIMSLSMSLLAALVDNDELATKLCSHSDSCLFLKIFQYITSRPDKLVTNGHWSLLEVEMVRFLTSLFTQNASLWVTFVESTCQCHSEVVQTVVVLLHRQWLGVRGQEMAQAPAWWSAPGVQLLRETLMLLHWLLLNYSSFSEHCRPVLHMYDQVIPAIRDTFRKIPDLTESEELALEEICRPETEDIEDMDTEC; via the exons ATGGAATACCCACCAAGTAAACGACATAAGGGATTCAAACAGGATGCTGCATTTCATGATCCCTTTGAAGATGACGAAGATTTTACTCAAGACGACTTGAACGAGATAGATATTATTGCATCTCAGGCTTTCACGGGAGATGGCACCCATCAAAGGCACAAACAGACATTAAGCTCTG GTAATGGCCAACTTTCAGAAGCAGACAAAAACTGCAAATTGGAGTCGCAAAAAGCAGACTTAAAGAAAAAG ctaaaagaggtggaggaggagatcctGATGAAGAATGGAGAGATTAGAGTCCTACGAGATTCACTGCGAGTGGCCcagcaggagaaagagaagcagagacAAGCTCATCTCCtcctggagagggagaaggcccATGTTCAGAGTGAAAAGGAGAAAGAATTATCCAAAAAG GTACAGTCCTTACAATCAGAGTTACACTTCAAAGAGGCAGAgatgaatgaaatcaaaaccAAGCTTCAAATCTCAGAGCGAGGGAACAAGGCCCTTGCTTCCCCTGTCACAAGAAACAG CCCCAAGGTGCAGTGTTCTGCTCTGACAGTTGATCATGCAAGTCGGAGCAGCTCCACCCCTCCTGGAGGCAGTCCATTCATAACCAAGGAAGACTTTGCAGCCCAGCTTCCCTCAAGGTCCACGCCAGTCAAAATCAGTGGAACGAGCAGCTTGAAAGATG AGGGGAAGAAGCTGTCCTGTGGCAAACACGGTGACAGTAAAGACGCAAGCCAGCTCGATCCTTTCCACAGCACAGGTgtacatcatcatcaccatcacccag GGTCTGTTTTGCTGAGTCTGTTGCTGCAGCATCCTCTAGACCCCAGCACCCTGGGTCTGTGCCATCTGCTCTGCGTCAGCCCTGACGCCTGGCCCACGTTACTGCAGAACAGCTGCCTCAGCAC AGGTTCAACCACAGTCAGTTCCAGTAGCTATTCCAAACAGTCCAAGGTGGCGCAGAGGGATAAACCCCAAAGTGCCTTCAGCCAGTTCCAGAGCCTTGCCATGTCAGGACTTAACATGATGGCCTCGCCAGAGCAGGTCCCTCACATCGACAGTTCCTCCATCAACTCCAGCAGGAGCTGCCTCGGAGCGGtctacctccttcctctcctggaCCACCACATCAGCCTGTTCTGCCAGACTCTGGAGTCTCTGGAGGGCTCGGGTAAAAGCCCCCTGAGGGTCAGCTCTGCATCGGGCTCCTCCTCCGAGGGCAGCGCAGCCTCCAGTGCGGAGGACTCCCTGCTCAGCCTTGAGGACTTTGCCCTGTCATCCATGAAAGCGCTCTACCACGTCGTGTCGCAGAGCGCCGACGCGGTGAGCGCCATCTTGTCCTACCGGCCTCAGGAGATCAACGGCGGGGAGGCGTTCCTGCACGCCGACGCCCGCTCCCACCCAACCCAGGTCCCGGTCCCCTCTGGGATCCAACCGCTGGAGACGGGGGAGGCCGAGGGGTGCCCGGACAGAGCGGGAAAAGGACTCCACATCCAGCACCCCCTCCTCAGGAGGCTGCTGGAGCTGTCGGACCCTGCCTTCATTGGCAAAGCTTCCCAGAGAGAGGCACTGGCGACGACGAGCCTGTCGACGCTCTGCATGCTGGccgagagagcagagaagaaggATTTGTCCAG GTTAATATGTGTGCTGTCTAGTCAAGCTTTGACACACTGCCTGTCCCTGGACTCCTCCTACCAGATCATGTCCCTTTCGATGTCACTGTTAGCTGCCCTGGTTGACAATGATGAGCTGGCAACTAAATTGTGCTCACACTCGG ACTCATGCCTGTTCCTGAAGATTTTCCAGTACATAACCAGCAGACCAGATAAACTGGTTACAAATGGACATTGGTCTCTGTTGGAGGTGGAG ATGGTGCGTTTTCTAACCTCGCTGTTCACTCAGAACGCGTCGTTATGGGTTACGTTTGTCGAGTCGACCTGCCAGTGCCACAGTGAG GTGGTGCAGACTGTAGTGGTGCTGCTGCACAGACAGTGGCTTGGCGTCAGGGGACAAGAGATGGCCCAGGCCCCAGCGTGGTGGTCGGCCCCAGGGGTGCAGCTGCTGAGGGAGACCCTCATGCTCCTCCACTGGCTCCTCCTCAACTACTCCAGCTTCTCCGAGCACTGCCGTCCTGTCCTCCACATGTACGACCAGGTCATCCCTGCCATCAGGGACACTTTTCGCAAGATCCCCGACCTCACAGAGAGCGAAG AACTGGCTCTAGAAGAGATCTGTCGTCCTGAGACCGAGGACATCGAGGACATGGACACCGAGTGCTAG
- the ippk gene encoding inositol-pentakisphosphate 2-kinase isoform X2: MELDKMDENDWKYHGEGNKSLVVCHVQHSRVLRLLKYSAEDSENPQQTTEQAFRQIQNILEYSKNVMSPLLGEKFVHKGEVVKLPLDFVRRLSLKVQQERPESRCDKMMDTWSGCALCLPNLTQSSSRCCSEHRPSLCIEIKPKCGFLPYSRHVTKDVKSKVCRFCMHQHFKLANGKWKRQSRYCPLDLFSGNKQRMYVALKHLIEEPQNNFKIFKGGELIYSCKDDADVCEDLNELVQHLRPYFLHGGGGLINGHQSNKTVLNELIQVIVSALLSSWETGRSGESRKLHLPEGRAMCEASLLHRELLRNGNHCLPKDCILAKILQTQMLDSLDIEGLHPLFKRVEQHLQEFPKESRLQIDGPYNESFLEKVQSCPSEDDGSIEYAVSKVHQYRVAMTAKDCSIMITLAPCSEDNDGLEQDLEIHPTKPRFTYLVSILDLDPKPYENIPHQYKLDSKIVNYYLRSTQAKQDLPAQSLYLGLDREDCCTLVFHPV, translated from the exons ATGGAACTGGATAAAATGGACGAGAACGACTGGAAATACCATGGGGAGGGAAACAAAAGCCTTGTAGTTTGTCATGTTCAG CATTCAAGAGTTCTTCGTCTACTTAAGTATTCAGCTGAGGACTCAGAAAACCCACAACAG ACAACGGAGCAGGCCTTCAGGcaaattcaaaacattcttGAATACAGTAAAAATGTAATGAGTCCGTTGCTTGGAGAAAAGTTTGTCCATAAAGGG GAAGTTGTCAAACTACCACTAGACTTTGTGAGACGACTGTCTTTAAAGGTTCAACAAGAGAGGCCAG AATCGCGCTGTGACAAAATGATGGACACCTGGAGTGGATGTGCTTTGTGCCTACCTAACCTCACCCAGTCCTCCTCCCGCTGCTGCAGTGAACACAGACCCTCCCTCTGCATAGAGATCAAG cCAAAATGTGGATTTCTACCCTACTCTAGGCATGTAACAAAAGACGTTAAAAGCAAGGTGTGCAGATTCTGTATGCATCAACATTTTAAG CTGGCCAATGGAAAGTGGAAACGACAGAGTCGCTACTGCCCGCTGGATTTGTTCTCAGG GAACAAGCAGAGAATGTATGTTGCCTTGAAACACTTGATCGAAGAACCCCAGAATAACTTCAAGATCTTCAAG GGAGGGGAGTTGATCTACAGCTGCAAGGACGACGCCGACGTGTGCGAGGACCTCAACGAGCTGGTCCAGCACCTGCGGCCCTACTTCCTCCACGGCGGGGGCGGCCTGATCAACGGCCACCAGTCCAACAAGACCGTCCTGAACGAGCTCATCCAAGTGATCGTCAGCGCCCTCCTCAGCAGCTGGGAGACGGGGCGCTCCGGGGAGTCCCGGAAGCTGCACCTGCCCGAGGGCAGGGCCATGTGTGAGGCCAGCCTGCTGCACAGGGAGCTGCTTCGCAACG GTAACCACTGCTTACCCAAAGACTGTATCCTGGCCAAAATCCTTCAGACGCAAATGCTGGACAGCTTAGACATTGAGGGCCTCCATCCCTTATTCAAAAGGGTGGAGCAGCACCTGCAGGAGTTCCCCAAAGAAAG CAGACTACAGATTGACGGGCCCTACAATGAGAGTTTCTTGGAGAAAGTGCAGAGTTGTCCGTCAGAGGACGATGGTTCCATAGAATATGCAGTCAGCAAG GTTCACCAGTACAGAGTTGCCATGACAGCCAAGGACTGCTCCATCATGATCACCCTGGCACCATGCAGCGAGGATAATGATGG GTTGGAGCAGGACTTGGAGATTCACCCTACAAAGCCTCGTTTTACATACTTGGTGTCCATCCTGGATCTGGATCCCAAGCCCTATGAGAATATACCCCATCAGTACAAGCTTGACTCCAAAATAGTCAACTACTACCTGAGGAGCACCCAAGCCAAACAAGACCTGCCAGCCCAGAGCCTCTACCTTGGCCTGGACAGAGAGGACTGCTGTACACTGGTGTTCCACCCTGTATGA
- the ippk gene encoding inositol-pentakisphosphate 2-kinase isoform X1: MELDKMDENDWKYHGEGNKSLVVCHVQHSRVLRLLKYSAEDSENPQQTTEQAFRQIQNILEYSKNVMSPLLGEKFVHKGEVVKLPLDFVRRLSLKVQQERPESRCDKMMDTWSGCALCLPNLTQSSSRCCSEHRPSLCIEIKPKCGFLPYSRHVTKDVKSKVCRFCMHQHFKLANGKWKRQSRYCPLDLFSGNKQRMYVALKHLIEEPQNNFKIFKGGELIYSCKDDADVCEDLNELVQHLRPYFLHGGGGLINGHQSNKTVLNELIQVIVSALLSSWETGRSGESRKLHLPEGRAMCEASLLHRELLRNGNHCLPKDCILAKILQTQMLDSLDIEGLHPLFKRVEQHLQEFPKERSRLQIDGPYNESFLEKVQSCPSEDDGSIEYAVSKVHQYRVAMTAKDCSIMITLAPCSEDNDGLEQDLEIHPTKPRFTYLVSILDLDPKPYENIPHQYKLDSKIVNYYLRSTQAKQDLPAQSLYLGLDREDCCTLVFHPV; encoded by the exons ATGGAACTGGATAAAATGGACGAGAACGACTGGAAATACCATGGGGAGGGAAACAAAAGCCTTGTAGTTTGTCATGTTCAG CATTCAAGAGTTCTTCGTCTACTTAAGTATTCAGCTGAGGACTCAGAAAACCCACAACAG ACAACGGAGCAGGCCTTCAGGcaaattcaaaacattcttGAATACAGTAAAAATGTAATGAGTCCGTTGCTTGGAGAAAAGTTTGTCCATAAAGGG GAAGTTGTCAAACTACCACTAGACTTTGTGAGACGACTGTCTTTAAAGGTTCAACAAGAGAGGCCAG AATCGCGCTGTGACAAAATGATGGACACCTGGAGTGGATGTGCTTTGTGCCTACCTAACCTCACCCAGTCCTCCTCCCGCTGCTGCAGTGAACACAGACCCTCCCTCTGCATAGAGATCAAG cCAAAATGTGGATTTCTACCCTACTCTAGGCATGTAACAAAAGACGTTAAAAGCAAGGTGTGCAGATTCTGTATGCATCAACATTTTAAG CTGGCCAATGGAAAGTGGAAACGACAGAGTCGCTACTGCCCGCTGGATTTGTTCTCAGG GAACAAGCAGAGAATGTATGTTGCCTTGAAACACTTGATCGAAGAACCCCAGAATAACTTCAAGATCTTCAAG GGAGGGGAGTTGATCTACAGCTGCAAGGACGACGCCGACGTGTGCGAGGACCTCAACGAGCTGGTCCAGCACCTGCGGCCCTACTTCCTCCACGGCGGGGGCGGCCTGATCAACGGCCACCAGTCCAACAAGACCGTCCTGAACGAGCTCATCCAAGTGATCGTCAGCGCCCTCCTCAGCAGCTGGGAGACGGGGCGCTCCGGGGAGTCCCGGAAGCTGCACCTGCCCGAGGGCAGGGCCATGTGTGAGGCCAGCCTGCTGCACAGGGAGCTGCTTCGCAACG GTAACCACTGCTTACCCAAAGACTGTATCCTGGCCAAAATCCTTCAGACGCAAATGCTGGACAGCTTAGACATTGAGGGCCTCCATCCCTTATTCAAAAGGGTGGAGCAGCACCTGCAGGAGTTCCCCAAAGAAAG AAGCAGACTACAGATTGACGGGCCCTACAATGAGAGTTTCTTGGAGAAAGTGCAGAGTTGTCCGTCAGAGGACGATGGTTCCATAGAATATGCAGTCAGCAAG GTTCACCAGTACAGAGTTGCCATGACAGCCAAGGACTGCTCCATCATGATCACCCTGGCACCATGCAGCGAGGATAATGATGG GTTGGAGCAGGACTTGGAGATTCACCCTACAAAGCCTCGTTTTACATACTTGGTGTCCATCCTGGATCTGGATCCCAAGCCCTATGAGAATATACCCCATCAGTACAAGCTTGACTCCAAAATAGTCAACTACTACCTGAGGAGCACCCAAGCCAAACAAGACCTGCCAGCCCAGAGCCTCTACCTTGGCCTGGACAGAGAGGACTGCTGTACACTGGTGTTCCACCCTGTATGA